From the Porphyrobacter sp. CACIAM 03H1 genome, the window ATCCTCGCCTTCAGCCTTGGTGCGGCCATAGGCGGACTGGGGATTGCGGGCTGCGTCTGGCGCATAGGGGGTGGAGGAGGTGCCGTCGAAGACGTAGTCGGTCGACACGTGCACGACCTTGCCGCCGGTCCCGGCCATGGCCTCGACCATCACGGCGACCGCGCCGGCGTTGATCGCACGCGCGGTCTCCTCGTCGCTCTCGGCCTTGTCGACCGCGGTGTATGCGGCCGCGTTGAGGATCAGCTCGGGCGCTTCGACCACCAGCCTTGCGGTGAGCATCGGCACATCGGTGAGGTCGCAGTCGGCAACGTCGATCGCGCTGATCTCGGCCCACGCGGGCGCAAGCCGCTGCAGCGCCCCGCCAAGCTGGCCACCAGCCCCGGTGATCAGCACTCTCATGGGAACACCAGCACATTGGCAAGCGACAGCCCGCGCGCGTCCTTGTCCGAGATGATCGGCGCCATGCCGATGGCGGGCCACTCGATCCCGACCGCAGGATCGTCCCACGCCAGCGTGTGCTCCGACTGCGGCGCATAGGGCGCGGTGCACTTGTAGAGGAAGTCGGTGTCGTCCTCGAGCGTCAGGAAGCCGTGAGCAAAGCCCTCGGGCACCCAGAACATCCGCTGGTTCTGGGCACTCAGCTCAACACCCACCCATTTGCCGAAATGGGGCGATGACCAGCGCAGGTCGACCGCAACATCGAACACCG encodes:
- the rfbC gene encoding dTDP-4-dehydrorhamnose 3,5-epimerase, translating into MKIIETALPGVLIIEPRVFGDARGFFMETWNAQAFRKAGLDLQFVQDNHSRSQKGVLRGLHFQNPGPQGKLVRVTKGAVFDVAVDLRWSSPHFGKWVGVELSAQNQRMFWVPEGFAHGFLTLEDDTDFLYKCTAPYAPQSEHTLAWDDPAVGIEWPAIGMAPIISDKDARGLSLANVLVFP